The following proteins are co-located in the Mus caroli chromosome 7, CAROLI_EIJ_v1.1, whole genome shotgun sequence genome:
- the Prpf31 gene encoding U4/U6 small nuclear ribonucleoprotein Prp31 has product MSLADELLADLEEAAEEEEGGSYGEEEEEPAIEDVQEETQLDLSGDSVKSIAKLWDSKMFAEIMMKIEEYISKQAKASEVMGPVEAAPEYRVIVDANNLTVEIENELNIIHKFIRDKYSKRFPELESLVPNALDYIRTVKELGNSLDKCKNNENLQQILTNATIMVVSVTASTTQGQQLSDEELERLEEACDMALELNASKHRIYEYVESRMSFIAPNLSIIIGASTAAKIMGVAGGLTNLSKMPACNIMLLGAQRKTLSGFSSTSVLPHTGYIYHSDIVQSLPPDLRRKAARLVAAKCTLAARVDSFHESTEGKVGYELKDEIERKFDKWQEPPPVKQVKPLPAPLDGQRKKRGGRRYRKMKERLGLTEIRKQANRMSFGEIEEDAYQEDLGFSLGHLGKSGSGRVRQTQVNEATKARISKTLQRTLQKQSVVYGGKSTIRDRSSGTASSVAFTPLQGLEIVNPQAAEKKVAEANQKYFSSMAEFLKVKGEKSGTMST; this is encoded by the exons ATGTCTCTGGCTGATGAGCTCTTGGCTGACCTCGAGGAggcagcagaagaggaggaaggaggaagctatggagaagaagaggaggagccagCAATTGAGGATGTACAGGAGGAGACACAGCTGGATCTTTCTGGAGATTCAGTCAAGAGCATTGCCAAGCTATGGGATAGCAAGATG TTTGCTGAGATCATGATGAAGATTGAGGAGTATATCAGCAAGCAAGCCAAAGCGTCAGAAG TGATGGGACCAGTGGAGGCAGCTCCTGAGTACCGAgtcattgtggatgccaacaaccTGACTGTGGAGATAGAAAATGAGCTGA ACATTATCCACAAGTTCATCCGGGATAAATACTCCAAGAGATTCCCTGAGCTAGAGTCCTTGGTGCCCAATGCTCTGGATTACATCCGCACCGTCAAG GAGCTGGGCAACAGCCTGGATAAGTGCAAGAACAATGAGAACCTCCAGCAGATCCTGACCAATGCTACTATCATGGTTGTTAGTGTCACTGCCTCTACTACCCAGGG GCAGCAGCTGTCGGATGAGGAGCTAGAGCGGCTAGAGGAGGCCTGTGACATGGCACTGGAGCTGAATGCCTCCAAACACCGCATCTATGAGTATGTGGAGTCCCGGATGTCCTTCATTGCACCCAACTTGTCCATCATCATTGGAGCATCCACAGCTGCCAAGATCATGG GTGTGGCTGGAGGGCTCACCAACCTCTCTAAGATGCCTGCCTGCAACATCATGCTTTTGGGAGCCCAGCGCAAGACCCTGTCTGGCTTCTCTTCTACCTCAGTGCTGCCTCATACTGGTTATATCTACCACAGTGACATTGTGCAGTCTCTGCCCCCA GATCTCCGGCGGAAGGCGGCCCGCCTAGTGGCTGCCAAGTGTACACTGGCAGCTCGTGTGGACAGCTTCCATGAGAGCACAGAAGGGAAG GTGGGCTACGAACTAAAGGATGAGATTGAGCGCAAATTTGATAAGTGGCAGGAGCCACCACCCGTGAAGCAGGTGAAGCCCCTGCCTGCACCCCTTGATGGGCAGCGGAAGAAGAGAGGGGGCCGAAG GTACCGCAAGATGAAGGAACGGCTAGGACTGACGGAGATCCGGAAGCAGGCCAACCGCATGAGCTTTGGAGAG ATTGAGGAGGATGCCTATCAGGAAGACCTGGGCTTTAGCCTGGGCCACTTGGGCAAGTCAGGCAGTGGGCGTGTGCGGCAGACCCAGGTGAACGAGGCCACCAAGGCCAGGATCTCCAAGACACTGCAG CGGACCCTACAGAAACAGAGCGTGGTGTATGGTGGGAAGTCAACAATTCGTGACCGCTCCTCAGGGACTGCCTCCAGTGTGGCCTTCACTCCCCTCCAG GGTCTAGAGATTGTGAACCCACAAGCAGCCGAGAAGAAGGTAGCAGAGGCCAACCAGAAGTATTTCTCTAGCATGGCCGAGTTCCTCAAGGTCAAGGGTGAGAAAAGTGGCACCATGTCTACCTGA